The DNA sequence TGAATTGACCCTCTCTTAATGTAATTAACGTTTATCGATTTTATTTGTAGCCCAGTCACCCACAAATTGGATAATGAACACAAATACCAAAATAAAGATAGTTGAAACCAAGATGACGTCATTTTGGTTTCTTGTAAAGCCTGTTAAATAAGCTAAGTTACCTAAACCGCCGGCACCGATTACCCCGGCCACTGCAGTTGAACCTACTAATGCGATAGCTGTAACTGTAATACCTGAGATAAGTGCTGGACGTGATTCAGGAATTAATACTTTTCGAATAATTGTCCAAGTATTTGCACCCATTGAACGTGCAGCTTCAATAACGCCTTTATCTATTTCTTTAAACGCAATTTCAACTAAACGTGCATAGAATGGTGCCGCGCCAATGACTAATGCCGGCAATGCCCCTGTCGGTCCGCTGATTGTTCCTAAAATCAAACTTGTAAATGGAATCAATAACAAGATTAAAATGATGAACGGAATTGCACGGAACAAGTTGACAATGAATGATACGATTTGATAAAACACTTTGGCTGCCGGTGATTTGCTTTTAGCTGTTAAGAAAAGCAGCACACCTAAAATAATGCCGATAAAGAATGCAAAAACAGTTGAAATAGCAGTCATATAAAGTGTTTCGTATGAAGCCACCCAAACTTGATCCCCTTGGACGTTCGGCATGGTTACCATTTCGCGCAGAATATCGCTGAATGACTTATCCATTTCGAATCACCTCCACATGTACATTGCGGTTTTCAAGCTCGTTTTTAAAATCATCAAAAAATTCAGTTTTCAAGTCTGCAATATGTACAATCAAGAAACCGATCGGTCCGCTTTTCGAATGACGGATATTCGCTTCTAAGATGTTCACATCGAGATTATATTTTTGAGTGATATATGATACAACCGGTTCAGTTGTTTCTTCTCCTGAGAAGTTCAAACGGACAATGTAACCATTTGTTGCTTCTGGAATAAGTTCTTGAATCGATTCATCGAATTCATCATTCAAGCCCTCTTTAACGAAGCGTTTAGTTACCGGATGCTGAGGATTTTCAAAGACCTCTTTTACATCGCCGCGTTCAATCACTTTACCATTTTCCATTACTGCAACTTCATCGCAGATTTGACGAATGACATTCATTTCATGCGTAATGATAACAATTGTTAAATCTTCTTCTTTTCTGATTTTCAGTAATAACTCTAAAATTTCATCAGTTGTTTGCGGGTCGAGTGCACTTGTTGCCTCATCGCAAAGCAATACTTTCGGTTCGTTCGCTAAAGCACGTGCAATACCCACTCTTTGTTTTTGACCGCCAGATAGTTCAGAAGGATAAGAATTTTCTCGCCCTTTAAGTCCTACAAGTTCTACAAGCTCTTGTGCT is a window from the Staphylococcus sp. IVB6181 genome containing:
- a CDS encoding methionine ABC transporter permease; this translates as MDKSFSDILREMVTMPNVQGDQVWVASYETLYMTAISTVFAFFIGIILGVLLFLTAKSKSPAAKVFYQIVSFIVNLFRAIPFIILILLLIPFTSLILGTISGPTGALPALVIGAAPFYARLVEIAFKEIDKGVIEAARSMGANTWTIIRKVLIPESRPALISGITVTAIALVGSTAVAGVIGAGGLGNLAYLTGFTRNQNDVILVSTIFILVFVFIIQFVGDWATNKIDKR
- a CDS encoding methionine ABC transporter ATP-binding protein translates to MIQLKQIVKRYKTKHQDVLAVDHVDLDVAEGVIYGVIGFSGAGKSTLVRILNYLEEPTSGEVIIDGDELGQLSKAQLRQKRQKVSMIFQHFNLLWSRTVVDNIKFPLEIAGVDKKKAESRAQELVELVGLKGRENSYPSELSGGQKQRVGIARALANEPKVLLCDEATSALDPQTTDEILELLLKIRKEEDLTIVIITHEMNVIRQICDEVAVMENGKVIERGDVKEVFENPQHPVTKRFVKEGLNDEFDESIQELIPEATNGYIVRLNFSGEETTEPVVSYITQKYNLDVNILEANIRHSKSGPIGFLIVHIADLKTEFFDDFKNELENRNVHVEVIRNG